Proteins encoded together in one Verrucomicrobiota bacterium window:
- a CDS encoding M20/M25/M40 family metallo-hydrolase, whose amino-acid sequence MDPDAIARHLSEILSHLPATQQQVRGIKEILLANLVMIAEKPAPTFEERDRLNFVAQRFTESHLQNISIDEAGNAQGIIPGSESEDFLLLMAHADVPAVPGEAPTALQVVPDRISGPGVADNSLGLAAITTFPEILKILNIQLKSNLVLLGASKSLGEGDLRGINFFLDNFKYPIKAGLCVEGVHLGRLSYSCLGVVRGEIECQLPESRLEWNDSSNAIVVLHDIIQRILAIPVPSHPRTEIILGSIRSGNTYNRAPKSGSVRFEVRSEQVGMARSIRYRIAEIAEEVAARSHCEVDVRLIARRRPGGIPFSHPLVQASRAILESLEVKPRVSPSMGDLSALISRQIPGVTLGITQGENLHEAQEDILIEPIFTGLAQLIGILQAIDAGVIDPTLADKESDPLAEINDTL is encoded by the coding sequence ATGGACCCCGACGCGATCGCCCGCCATCTCTCCGAAATCCTCTCCCATCTCCCCGCCACCCAACAGCAAGTCCGTGGCATCAAGGAAATTCTCTTGGCGAACCTCGTGATGATTGCCGAAAAACCGGCTCCCACCTTTGAAGAGAGGGATCGCCTGAATTTCGTGGCCCAACGCTTCACTGAGAGTCACCTGCAAAACATCTCGATCGATGAAGCAGGCAATGCCCAAGGCATCATCCCAGGCTCGGAGAGTGAGGACTTCCTGCTCCTCATGGCCCACGCCGATGTTCCGGCGGTCCCCGGCGAGGCTCCGACCGCCCTCCAAGTGGTGCCCGATCGGATCAGCGGGCCCGGAGTGGCCGACAACAGCCTCGGCCTGGCCGCCATCACCACCTTCCCGGAAATCCTCAAGATCCTCAACATCCAGCTCAAGTCGAATCTCGTGCTCCTCGGCGCCTCCAAAAGCCTCGGGGAGGGAGATCTCCGAGGAATCAATTTCTTCTTGGACAATTTCAAATACCCCATCAAAGCCGGCCTCTGCGTGGAGGGAGTCCACCTGGGTCGGCTAAGCTACTCCTGTCTGGGCGTGGTTCGGGGGGAAATCGAATGCCAGCTACCCGAAAGTCGCCTCGAGTGGAATGACTCCTCCAACGCCATCGTGGTCCTGCACGACATCATCCAGCGCATTCTCGCCATCCCCGTGCCCAGCCACCCGCGGACTGAAATCATCCTCGGCTCCATCCGCTCTGGGAACACCTACAACCGGGCCCCGAAATCCGGCAGCGTCCGTTTTGAGGTCCGCAGTGAACAGGTCGGGATGGCCCGCTCCATCCGCTACCGGATCGCCGAAATCGCGGAAGAAGTGGCCGCGCGCTCGCACTGCGAAGTCGACGTTCGCCTGATCGCCCGTCGCCGTCCCGGTGGCATCCCCTTCTCCCATCCGCTCGTCCAAGCGAGCCGCGCCATCCTCGAATCGCTCGAAGTGAAACCCCGCGTCAGCCCCAGCATGGGCGACCTCTCTGCCCTCATCTCCCGGCAAATTCCCGGCGTCACCCTCGGCATCACCCAAGGGGAGAACTTGCACGAAGCCCAGGAGGACATCTTGATCGAACCCATCTTTACCGGCCTAGCCCAGCTCATCGGGATCTTGCAGGCCATCGATGCGGGAGTCATCGACCCTACCCTGGCCGACAAGGAAAGCGATCCGCTGGCTGAAATCAACGACACTCTCTGA
- a CDS encoding glucosyl-3-phosphoglycerate synthase, which yields MNIDDWLSQNTFHHEAFWDLMALIRKKEEAGLKISLCIPTLNEEKTIGKEIVIFKSELMDRYPLIDELAVIDSGSTDKTREVAAGFGADVYLSADILPEQGFKRGKGENLWKAIHQLEGDIICYVDADIANIHPRFVYGLVGPLLENPDMHYVKAFYERPLTFSTGTRPSGGGRVTEILVRPLFSLFYPELTAIVQPLSGEYAVRREVLQEIPFPIGYGVETSHILDVFQKWGLGAFGQTDLDQRVHRNQTTRALGKMSFGILQSFLNRATAHGKIGDLCQLQSIYRAFQVTDNQHEQLLTEIIEEERPPMVTVQNYRKKFGIEKAE from the coding sequence ATGAACATCGACGACTGGCTCAGCCAAAACACCTTTCACCACGAGGCCTTCTGGGACCTTATGGCGCTCATCCGCAAAAAAGAAGAGGCTGGACTGAAAATCTCCCTCTGCATTCCCACACTCAACGAAGAAAAGACCATCGGGAAAGAGATCGTCATCTTCAAAAGCGAACTCATGGACCGCTACCCGCTCATCGATGAGCTGGCTGTGATCGACTCCGGCTCGACCGACAAGACCCGCGAAGTGGCGGCTGGCTTCGGAGCCGACGTCTACCTCTCGGCCGACATCCTACCGGAGCAAGGCTTCAAACGAGGCAAGGGGGAGAACCTCTGGAAGGCCATCCATCAGCTCGAAGGGGACATCATCTGTTACGTCGACGCCGACATCGCCAACATCCACCCACGCTTCGTCTACGGGCTGGTCGGGCCCCTCTTGGAGAATCCTGACATGCACTACGTGAAGGCCTTCTATGAACGCCCGCTCACCTTCAGCACGGGCACCCGTCCCAGCGGCGGCGGCAGGGTCACGGAAATCCTGGTGCGCCCGCTCTTCAGTCTCTTTTATCCCGAACTGACCGCCATCGTCCAACCGCTCAGTGGCGAGTATGCCGTGCGGCGCGAAGTCCTCCAAGAAATCCCCTTCCCCATCGGCTACGGCGTAGAAACCAGCCACATCCTGGACGTCTTCCAAAAGTGGGGTCTGGGGGCCTTCGGGCAAACGGATCTCGACCAACGCGTGCACCGCAACCAAACGACCCGCGCCCTCGGCAAAATGAGCTTTGGCATCCTCCAAAGTTTCCTCAACCGGGCGACCGCCCACGGGAAAATCGGCGACCTCTGCCAACTCCAGAGCATCTACCGCGCCTTCCAAGTCACCGACAACCAACACGAACAGCTCCTCACCGAAATCATCGAAGAAGAGCGCCCCCCCATGGTCACCGTTCAGAACTACCGGAAGAAATTCGGAATCGAGAAAGCGGAATGA
- a CDS encoding carboxymuconolactone decarboxylase family protein, with protein MEHDERFPLHEETNAPEEAVPTLQHSAQSLGKIPNLEKVMASAPPLLKGYWALWDLFEQTSLTPAEQQVVYLVANFENNCSYCVPWHTLLAKMAKLEAAHIAALRAGTELPDSKLNALAVYSRALIEHRGHPPKEATDAFFAAGYGPQQALEVVLGLAVKVMSNYTNGIAGTPLDEQVEHLKWTKPS; from the coding sequence ATGGAGCACGACGAACGCTTCCCGCTCCACGAGGAGACGAACGCTCCTGAAGAGGCGGTTCCCACCCTCCAGCACTCCGCCCAGAGCCTCGGCAAGATTCCTAATTTGGAGAAGGTCATGGCGAGCGCCCCGCCCCTCTTGAAAGGCTATTGGGCCCTGTGGGATCTCTTTGAGCAAACCAGTCTCACTCCCGCCGAACAGCAGGTTGTCTACCTCGTCGCGAACTTTGAGAACAACTGCAGCTACTGCGTCCCTTGGCACACGCTGCTCGCCAAGATGGCCAAGCTCGAGGCTGCCCATATCGCAGCCCTCCGTGCGGGGACCGAACTCCCCGACTCCAAACTGAACGCCCTGGCCGTCTATTCTCGCGCGCTGATCGAACACCGAGGCCATCCGCCCAAAGAAGCCACCGATGCCTTCTTCGCCGCTGGTTACGGACCGCAGCAGGCCCTCGAAGTCGTCCTCGGCCTGGCCGTGAAGGTCATGAGCAATTACACCAATGGCATCGCAGGCACGCCGCTTGATGAGCAGGTAGAGCATTTGAAATGGACCAAGCCGTCATGA
- a CDS encoding glutamine synthetase, with protein MNSPIFAVPEDFQVDPKLVSDLESHLAAAGVEYCFSTYVDVHGVPKAKTTPLAFLGKMAAGSELFTVGALEGMGLVGPQEDECAAVPDLDSALVCPWDKRYAYFFGHLFYHGKPYPNDSRNLLQRQVERFAERGLRFQVGMETEFYVFRYEEETGQRRSLSRDRFQGICPAYDVAQTMNSMGYLERMVKAMNDLGWEVYSFDQEGGHSQYEFDFSYADALTMSDRLVFFRLMAKQFAEQLGCLATFMPKPFANDFRSGCHFNMSIAESEGGKNLFAPEKSGNPFIERYGIPLSKLGYHFLAGVLQHAPALTAVTSPTYNSYQGFLAQGEMLDVSWAPVLVTYGRNNRSAMMRVPPNRWCVENRAPDMSVNPYLAVALHMAAGLEGIEQELDPGPPMNENLYQSSVAEWKEHGIHRLPGTLLHAIDAFEEDPLVDEVFGEMKDIYVKQKRMEWEQEFYPVSQEQLAKRLTFL; from the coding sequence ATGAATTCTCCCATTTTTGCCGTTCCCGAAGACTTCCAAGTGGACCCGAAACTCGTCTCGGATTTGGAGAGTCATTTGGCGGCAGCGGGTGTCGAATACTGCTTTTCGACCTATGTCGACGTCCACGGCGTGCCCAAAGCCAAAACCACCCCCCTGGCCTTCTTGGGAAAAATGGCAGCCGGCTCAGAGCTCTTCACGGTGGGGGCCCTGGAGGGGATGGGCTTGGTTGGGCCGCAAGAAGATGAATGTGCCGCGGTGCCGGATCTGGACTCGGCCCTCGTGTGCCCTTGGGACAAGCGCTATGCCTATTTCTTCGGCCATCTCTTCTACCATGGGAAGCCCTATCCTAACGACAGCCGAAATCTCCTCCAGCGCCAGGTGGAGCGCTTCGCGGAAAGGGGCCTGCGCTTTCAGGTGGGGATGGAGACCGAATTTTATGTCTTCCGGTATGAGGAGGAAACTGGCCAGCGTCGCTCCTTGAGTCGCGATCGCTTCCAAGGCATTTGCCCGGCCTACGACGTGGCCCAGACCATGAATTCCATGGGTTATCTCGAGCGGATGGTGAAAGCCATGAATGACCTGGGCTGGGAGGTCTACTCCTTTGACCAAGAGGGTGGGCACAGCCAATATGAGTTTGATTTCAGCTACGCGGACGCGCTCACCATGTCGGATCGGCTGGTCTTCTTCCGCTTGATGGCCAAGCAGTTCGCCGAGCAGTTGGGTTGCTTGGCGACCTTCATGCCCAAGCCCTTTGCCAACGACTTCCGCAGCGGCTGCCATTTCAATATGTCCATCGCGGAGAGCGAAGGCGGAAAGAATCTCTTTGCCCCGGAGAAAAGCGGCAATCCCTTCATCGAGCGGTATGGCATCCCCCTTTCCAAGCTTGGTTACCACTTCCTGGCGGGCGTGCTCCAGCACGCCCCGGCCCTGACCGCGGTCACCTCCCCCACCTACAACAGCTACCAGGGGTTCCTCGCACAAGGAGAGATGCTGGATGTGAGTTGGGCTCCGGTTTTGGTGACCTACGGTCGCAACAATCGCTCCGCCATGATGCGGGTTCCCCCGAATCGCTGGTGTGTGGAAAATCGGGCCCCCGACATGAGCGTCAATCCCTACCTGGCGGTGGCGCTGCACATGGCGGCGGGGCTGGAGGGCATCGAGCAGGAACTCGATCCGGGCCCGCCCATGAACGAGAATCTTTACCAAAGCTCCGTCGCGGAATGGAAGGAGCACGGCATCCATCGTCTCCCTGGCACGCTCCTCCACGCCATTGATGCCTTCGAGGAAGATCCCCTGGTGGACGAGGTTTTTGGCGAAATGAAGGACATCTACGTGAAACAAAAGCGCATGGAATGGGAACAAGAGTTCTATCCTGTTTCCCAAGAGCAACTGGCGAAACGTCTGACCTTTCTGTGA